TGCCCGCTGGAGTCCCGAAAATATAAGTGAAAAGGACATCCCGTTTATTCCTTCAAGGGTAATCATGCAGGACTTTACGGGCGTTCCAGCAGTAGTTGACCTTGCAGCCCTCCGCTCGGCAATGGAGCGCCTTGGAGGGGACCCTGCTAAAATCAACCCTGTAATCCCTGCTGACCTGGTCATTGACCACTCGGTCCAGGTTGACTCTTACGGCACGGCATATTCCCTTGGGGAAAATGAGAAAAAAGAGTTTGAGCGCAACAGAGAGCGTTATACCGTCCTTCGCTGGGCACAGAAAGCCTTTGACAACTTCAGGGTCGTGCCTCCGGGAAGAGGGATTATCCATCAGGTAAACCTTGAATACCTGACTCCCCTCGTCCACCTGAGTGAAAAGGAGGGAGAGCTATTTGCTTTTCCTGATACCCTTGTAGGAACCGACTCCCATACCACGATGATCAACGGGATAGGAGTGCTCGGCTGGGGAGTAGGCGGAATAGAAGCCGAAGCCGTTATGCTCGGGCAGCCTTACTATATGCCTGTTCCTGAGGTTGTCGGTTTCAAGCTTTACGGAAAACTGGAACCCGGAGTTACCGCCACAGACCTTGTTCTCACGATCACAAAGATGTTAAGGAAGCACGGGGTTGTCGGCAAATTTGTCGAATTCTACGGGCCCGGTTTAAACTCTCTCAGCCTTCCGGACAGAGCAACAATATCAAACATGGCTCCGGAATACGGGGCAACTCTCGGGATTTTCCCGCCTGACCAGGAAACTCTGGACTACATGAAGAGGACAGGCAGGAGCGATGAACAGGTTGACCTTGTGAAAAAGTACCTGGAAGCACAGGACCTTCTTTATTCGGCAAACAAACCCGAACCTGTCTTCAGCAGCAACCTCGAACTTGATATGGGCACGGTAAAGCCATGCCTTGCAGGTCCCAGACGCCCGCAGGACCAGCTCTTCCTGAATGAGGTCTCTGAGAATTTCTGTGAAACAATGAGGCAGACCTTTATAAGAAAGAAAGAAGGGGGCACGGATCTTGCAAGAGACCCTGCTTATCTTCGCTGGATTGGGGAAGGAGGAGCTCCTGTAGAAGAAACCGAAGCACAGGTAGCGAGAGAGACGGAAAAGGTCGGTCCTGTTGAGAAAGACTTCAGGGTCACACACGGTTCCGTTGTGATAGCATCCATTACTTCCTGTACAAATACCTCCAACCCTTCAGTCCTTATAGGAGCCGGGCTGCTTGCAAAAAAAGCTATTGAAAGAGGTCTTAAGGTAAAGCCTTTTGTAAAAACAAGCCTGTCTCCAGGTTCAAGAGTGGCTACCGAATACCTTGGAGCCGCAGGACTCCTGCCCTATCTTGAAGCTCTGGGCTTCCACCAGGTGGGATACGGTTGTACGACCTGTATAGGAAACAGCGGGCCTCTGCCAGAACACGTTTCAAAGGAAATTGAAGAAAAAGACCTTACAGTTGCAGCCGTACTCAGCGGGAACAGGAACTTTGAAGGCAGGATTAATCCCCACGTAAAAGCAAACTACCTCGCCTCCCCGCCACTTGTTGTCGCATACGCAATTGCAGGCACTGTGAACATAAACTTCGAAACCGATCCCCTTGCATATGACCCTAACGGGATTCCCGTGTACCTGAGAGATATCTGGCCCATGCAGGATGAGATAAAACAGGTCGAAAAGGAAAGTGTCAGGCCTGAGATGTTCAAAAAAGAATACTCAGGCGTTCTTGAAGGAGCAAAACTCTGGAAAGAGCTGGAAGTCCCCGAGGGCACTCTTTATGAGTGGATCCCGACCTCCACCTATATTCAGGAGCCCCCTTATTTTGTGGATTTTCCGCTTACTTCGCCTCTTCTCGGGGATATACGGAATGCCAGAGTCCTTGCCCTCTTCGGAGACAGCATTACTACTGACCACATCTCCCCGGCAGGCGATATTCCGGCAGAGAGTCCGGCAGGCAGGTACCTGATGTCCTGGGGTGTGGACCAGAAAGATTTCAATTCTTACGGCTCCCGCAGGGGCAACCATGAAGTAATGATGCGCGGAACCTTTGCAAATATCCGGCTCAGAAACAGGCTTGTAAGTAAGGAAGGAGGCTGGACTGTTTACCACCTTAACGGAGAAGACTTCCCGCCGGAAGCCTGTGGAGAAGGAATGCCTATTTATTATGCATCTTTACTTTATGCGGAAAACAATGTCCCCCTAATTGTTATCGCAGGAAAAGAGTACGGGACAGGC
This window of the Methanosarcina mazei S-6 genome carries:
- the acnA gene encoding aconitate hydratase AcnA codes for the protein MREGPDPFGVRDSIETTAGKATIYRLGKLEEKGFEGISLLPYSIRILLESLLRHADTQKKIITAEDVEALARWSPENISEKDIPFIPSRVIMQDFTGVPAVVDLAALRSAMERLGGDPAKINPVIPADLVIDHSVQVDSYGTAYSLGENEKKEFERNRERYTVLRWAQKAFDNFRVVPPGRGIIHQVNLEYLTPLVHLSEKEGELFAFPDTLVGTDSHTTMINGIGVLGWGVGGIEAEAVMLGQPYYMPVPEVVGFKLYGKLEPGVTATDLVLTITKMLRKHGVVGKFVEFYGPGLNSLSLPDRATISNMAPEYGATLGIFPPDQETLDYMKRTGRSDEQVDLVKKYLEAQDLLYSANKPEPVFSSNLELDMGTVKPCLAGPRRPQDQLFLNEVSENFCETMRQTFIRKKEGGTDLARDPAYLRWIGEGGAPVEETEAQVARETEKVGPVEKDFRVTHGSVVIASITSCTNTSNPSVLIGAGLLAKKAIERGLKVKPFVKTSLSPGSRVATEYLGAAGLLPYLEALGFHQVGYGCTTCIGNSGPLPEHVSKEIEEKDLTVAAVLSGNRNFEGRINPHVKANYLASPPLVVAYAIAGTVNINFETDPLAYDPNGIPVYLRDIWPMQDEIKQVEKESVRPEMFKKEYSGVLEGAKLWKELEVPEGTLYEWIPTSTYIQEPPYFVDFPLTSPLLGDIRNARVLALFGDSITTDHISPAGDIPAESPAGRYLMSWGVDQKDFNSYGSRRGNHEVMMRGTFANIRLRNRLVSKEGGWTVYHLNGEDFPPEACGEGMPIYYASLLYAENNVPLIVIAGKEYGTGSSRDWAAKGTFLLGVKAVIAESFERIHRSNLVGMGVLPLQFKAGENADSLGLTGKESYDILGIEKMEPHGELTVLARDDSGKETEFKATLRLDSAVEIEYYRNGGILHKFLRDSVKK